The Drosophila bipectinata strain 14024-0381.07 chromosome 2L, DbipHiC1v2, whole genome shotgun sequence genome has a segment encoding these proteins:
- the LOC108131117 gene encoding uncharacterized protein has translation METKVSLFLGIISCTLLVLCSASPEEYVTLEKAVSSLSNVVGTYNAEFDKKVKFEVLQDAIEAIDKAMFGYHGEAKNHLDEVRQLNTDAHLTYKKCVGPVYEWCVAINSTLETITPYITDPKATAEDRDMLWNMTVKALAAGLSKTSVSLELLEQVQSKVENLRRLLDVILGEMHNDFSPEGYYGKQKQSLQEALEGKGSVVAKAIADVIGTIFRTVVTIVTGNIGMALTMLPTFVDQGLAAVMHLREQATIGQQLKAIEVFFQTLEDKINYAKKIAVEVDAALEEDHRNLHSLATLIDIANRNNQLLLLANPNLRAQIIPKLNDMGHQCYEYVIWHGYGSSAYVRNQVRTKRQATNSFGMERISRLIRSLPENYNFKTLVSAASQIMSDDSLIDSHQISSSEYENFPLNDENLSEKLSNLGSPLVKSMNMDSILKHLKYV, from the exons ATGGAAACTAAAGTATCCCTTTTTCTGGGGATTATTTCCTGCACTCTGCTCGTCCTGTGCAGTGCCAGCCCGGAAGAGTACGTCACGCTGGAGAAGGCAGTCAGTAGTTTGTCCAACGTTGTTGGCACATACAATGCTGAATTTGACAAGAAAGTCAAATTCGAGGTCCTGCAGGATGCCATCGAGGCAATTGACAAAGCTATGTTCGGGTACCATGGAGAAGCTAAAAATCATCTGGATGAAGTACGTCAGTTGAATACAGATGCCCATCTCACATATAAAAAGTGTGTGGGTCCTGTCTACGAGTGGTGCGTTGCCATTAATAGTACACTGGAAACCATCACACCATATATCACTGACCCGAAGGCGACTGCCGAGGATAGGGATATGCTGTGGAACATGACTGTGAAGGCTCTGGCTGCAGGACTCAGCAAGACGAGTGTATCATTAGAATTATTGGAGCAGGTGCAAAGTAAAGTGGAAAATTTGAGACGATTGCTGGACGTCATTCTCGGCGAAATGCACAACGATTTCAGCCCGGAGGGTTATTATGGTAAGCAGAAGCAGTCCCTGCAGGAGGCGTTGGAGGGTAAAGGAAGTGTTGTCGCTAAGGCCATAGCCGATGTTATTGGCACTATCTTTCGTACCGTCGTGACTATAGTAACTGGCAATATAGGTATGGCCTTAACCATGTTACCCACATTCGTTGATCAAGGATTAGCTGCCGTGATGCATCTGCGCGAGCAGGCTACCATTGGGCAACAACTGAAGGCTATTGAAGTGTTCTTCCAGACCCTGGAGGATAAGATTAACTATGCCAAGAAAATAGCTGTGGAAGTCGACGCGGCTCTAGAAGAGGATCATAGGAACCTGCATTCCCTGGCTACCTTAATTGATATTGCAAACAGG aaCAATCAATTGCTGCTTCTTGCGAATCCGAATCTTCGGGCTCAGATAATTCCGAAACTGAACGATATGGGCCACCAGTGCTACGAGTACGTTATATGGCACGGCTATGGATCGTCGGCATACGTTCGAAATCAAGTAAGGACGAAACGTCAGGCAACCAATTCTTTCGGAATGGAAAGGATTTCGCGTCTAATCCGATCACTGCCGgaaaattacaatttcaaaacGCTGGTTTCGGCTGCTTCTCAAATTATGAGCGACGACAGTCTGATTGATTCTCATCAGATTTCCTCATCAGAATACGAGAATTTCCCATTGAACGATGAAAACTTAAGTGAGAAACTATCCAACCTCGGTTCCCCACTGGTAAAATCCATGAATATGgattcaattttaaaacatttaaaatacgTTTAA